One genomic region from Cucumis melo cultivar AY chromosome 9, USDA_Cmelo_AY_1.0, whole genome shotgun sequence encodes:
- the LOC103498168 gene encoding uncharacterized protein LOC103498168, which translates to MKSLSSVGLGLSVIFGCLFLALVAELYYLLWWKKRFTDRDVENDYSSPARELFYMFCWKRSSSLSHTALNPQDLSSSVRFSETMIHGAEGQFNMHTNSDFLLKPFGEDGIETEFMRLQSLSGPPRFLFTIIEETKEDLESEDGKSKVDKNGKESKSRSLSDLLLTVETPYLTPLASPTLFTPPLTPADSYKPHGFNPLFESASDAEFNKLRSSPPPKFKFLQEAEEKLKRKLLEAAEKGVHDNPKEFVEDSGTTASTEKLLKDEEDYDKSYITIVVDSNQDMELNHHYHQCTTQQYHSSTSSQVLPLPSSPSTFSSSINKKPI; encoded by the coding sequence ATGAAATCTCTAAGTAGTGTAGGACTTGGCTTGAGTGTGATATTTGGTTGTCTTTTCTTGGCTCTTGTTGCTGAGCTTTATTATCTGTTATGGTGGAAGAAGAGATTCACGGACAGAGATGTCGAGAATGATTATAGTAGTCCAGCTAGAGAGCTCTTTTACATGTTTTGTTGGAAAAGGTCATCTTCTTTGAGCCACACAGCTTTGAATCCTCAAGATCTAAGTTCATCAGTAAGATTTTCAGAAACAATGATTCATGGAGCTGAAGGGCAATTTAATATGCACACTAACAGTGATTTCTTACTGAAACCCTTTGGAGAAGATGGCATAGAGACAGAGTTTATGAGGCTTCAAAGTCTCTCAGGGCCACCAAGATTTCTCTTCACCATAATAGAAGAAACCAAGGAAGATTTAGAATCTGAAGATGGTAAATCCAAAGTAGATAAGAATGGGAAAGAATCAAAAAGTAGGAGTTTGAGTGATTTGCTTCTTACTGTGGAGACTCCATACTTGACTCCATTAGCTTCTCCAACTCTTTTTACACCACCTCTTACTCCTGCAGATTCTTATAAACCCCATGGATTCAATCCTCTCTTTGAATCAGCTTCAGATGCAGAGTTTAACAAGTTAAGGTCATCTCCACctccaaaattcaaatttctacAAGAAGCAGAGGAGAAACTGAAGAGGAAGTTACTTGAAGCAGCTGAGAAAGGGGTTCATGATAATCCCAAAGAGTTTGTTGAAGATTCAGGAACTACGGCTTCCACGGAGAAGTTACTTAAAGATGAAGAGGACTATGACAAATCTTATATTACAATTGTTGTTGACAGCAACCAAGATATGGAGCTGAATCACCATTATCATCAATGTACAACGCAACAGTATCATTCAAGCACTTCTTCACAGGTACTTCCTTTGCCATCTTCACCTTCAACCTTCAGTTCATCAATCAACAAGAAGCCAATCTAA
- the LOC103498167 gene encoding geranylgeranyl transferase type-1 subunit beta isoform X2 produces the protein MDSDSSLLEDSSTPSPSPSPSPSSSSGFDRDRHVRFLEMMYQLLPFQYQTQEINHLTLAYFVISGLELLGAMDRVDKDKIANWVLSFQALPTIKAENPTGEFYGFCGSRSSQFPPGENGDLIHNGSHLASTYCALAILKVIGYDFSNIDSESIAISMRNLQQSDGSFVPIHIGAEADLRFIYCAAAICYMLENWSGMDKQKTKTYILNCQSYDGGFGLTPGSESHGGGTYCAIASLRLMGFIEDDLLSRDNPSSIINVPLLLEWCLQKQAADGGFQGRPNKPADTCYAFWIGSTLRILGGLDFIDKKALKAFLLTCQSKYGGFSKFPMDFPDLYHSYYGFTAFSLLEEPDINSLFVELGITDVSAWRI, from the exons ATGGATTCAGATTCGAGCCTGCTTGAAGATTCCTCcactccttctccttctccttctccttctccctcttcttcttctggTTTCGACAGAGATCGTCATGTGAGGTTCTTGGAGATGATGTACCAGTTGTTGCCTTTTCAATATCAGACTCAAGAGATCAACCACCTTACGCTTGCTTACTTCGTCATCTCCGGCCTTGAGCTTCTTGGTGCCATGGATCGT gTGGACAAGGACAAAATTGCAAATTGGGTCTTGTCCTTTCAAGCACTTCCTACAATCAAGGCTGAAAACCCCACTG GAGAATTTTATGGATTCTGCGGATCAAGAAGTTCTCAGTTTCCTCCAGGGGAGAATGGG GATTTAATTCACAACGGTAGTCATTTGGCGAGCACATATTGTGCCCTTGCAATACTGAAGGTTATTGGTTATGACTTCTCCAATATTGACTCTGAATCAATTGCAATCTCAATGAGAAACCTTCAACAATCTGATGGGAG CTTTGTGCCTATCCATATTGGAGCAGAGGCTGACCTTCGGTTCATCTATTGTGCTG CTGCAATCTGTTATATGCTTGAGAATTGGAGCGGGATGGATAAGCAGAAAACTAAAACCTACATACTGAACTGTCAG TCATATGATGGTGGCTTCGGGTTAACTCCTGGCTCAGAATCTCATG GCGGTGGAACGTATTGTGCTATTGCGTCTCTCCGTTTAATGGGTTTCATTGAAGATGATCTTCTCTCCAGAGACAATCCTTCTTCCATAATAAACGTCCCATTGTTGCTGGAGTGGTGCTTGCAG AAACAAGCAGCTGATGGAGGATTTCAAGGTCGACCTAACAAGCCTGCTGACACTTGTTACGCATTTTG GATTGGATCTACCTTGAGGATTTTAGGAGGCCTCGATTTCATAGATAAGAAGGCTTTGAAGGCATTTTTGTTGACGTGCCAGTCAAAG TATGGTGGTTTCAGCAAGTTTCCGATGGATTTTCCTGATTTATATCACTCCTACTATGGATTTACTGCTTTTAGCCTCTTGGAAGAGCCCGACATCAACTCTCTGTTTGTTGAACTCGGAATAACAGATGTTTCTGCCTGGAGAATCTAA
- the LOC103498167 gene encoding geranylgeranyl transferase type-1 subunit beta isoform X1: MDSDSSLLEDSSTPSPSPSPSPSSSSGFDRDRHVRFLEMMYQLLPFQYQTQEINHLTLAYFVISGLELLGAMDRVDKDKIANWVLSFQALPTIKAENPTGEFYGFCGSRSSQFPPGENGDLIHNGSHLASTYCALAILKVIGYDFSNIDSESIAISMRNLQQSDGSFVPIHIGAEADLRFIYCAAAICYMLENWSGMDKQKTKTYILNCQSYDGGFGLTPGSESHGGGTYCAIASLRLMGFIEDDLLSRDNPSSIINVPLLLEWCLQKQAADGGFQGRPNKPADTCYAFWIGSTLRILGGLDFIDKKALKAFLLTCQSKFFLQYGGFSKFPMDFPDLYHSYYGFTAFSLLEEPDINSLFVELGITDVSAWRI; this comes from the exons ATGGATTCAGATTCGAGCCTGCTTGAAGATTCCTCcactccttctccttctccttctccttctccctcttcttcttctggTTTCGACAGAGATCGTCATGTGAGGTTCTTGGAGATGATGTACCAGTTGTTGCCTTTTCAATATCAGACTCAAGAGATCAACCACCTTACGCTTGCTTACTTCGTCATCTCCGGCCTTGAGCTTCTTGGTGCCATGGATCGT gTGGACAAGGACAAAATTGCAAATTGGGTCTTGTCCTTTCAAGCACTTCCTACAATCAAGGCTGAAAACCCCACTG GAGAATTTTATGGATTCTGCGGATCAAGAAGTTCTCAGTTTCCTCCAGGGGAGAATGGG GATTTAATTCACAACGGTAGTCATTTGGCGAGCACATATTGTGCCCTTGCAATACTGAAGGTTATTGGTTATGACTTCTCCAATATTGACTCTGAATCAATTGCAATCTCAATGAGAAACCTTCAACAATCTGATGGGAG CTTTGTGCCTATCCATATTGGAGCAGAGGCTGACCTTCGGTTCATCTATTGTGCTG CTGCAATCTGTTATATGCTTGAGAATTGGAGCGGGATGGATAAGCAGAAAACTAAAACCTACATACTGAACTGTCAG TCATATGATGGTGGCTTCGGGTTAACTCCTGGCTCAGAATCTCATG GCGGTGGAACGTATTGTGCTATTGCGTCTCTCCGTTTAATGGGTTTCATTGAAGATGATCTTCTCTCCAGAGACAATCCTTCTTCCATAATAAACGTCCCATTGTTGCTGGAGTGGTGCTTGCAG AAACAAGCAGCTGATGGAGGATTTCAAGGTCGACCTAACAAGCCTGCTGACACTTGTTACGCATTTTG GATTGGATCTACCTTGAGGATTTTAGGAGGCCTCGATTTCATAGATAAGAAGGCTTTGAAGGCATTTTTGTTGACGTGCCAGTCAAAG TTTTTCTTACAGTATGGTGGTTTCAGCAAGTTTCCGATGGATTTTCCTGATTTATATCACTCCTACTATGGATTTACTGCTTTTAGCCTCTTGGAAGAGCCCGACATCAACTCTCTGTTTGTTGAACTCGGAATAACAGATGTTTCTGCCTGGAGAATCTAA
- the LOC103498194 gene encoding RING-H2 finger protein ATL52-like yields MSSSTGDAAIYSRKLDIFLIAIGSAGAVVTIYHCIMACWCDRRRFTSGDQSSANDPHTLPITDTPRSTENSVVHLIPAHKYEKRMAVDGGGGGVGKDVDGDGTCAICLSEFEEGEEIKTLPECKHSYHMPCIDMWLYSHSSCPMCRTNATPTSFNDRLQFQTQPNSGIVVHVLPTRG; encoded by the coding sequence ATGTCAAGCAGTACTGGCGACGCCGCCATTTACAGCCGAAAACTCGACATTTTCCTCATCGCCATCGGCTCCGCCGGCGCCGTCGTCACCATTTACCACTGCATCATGGCTTGTTGGTGCGATCGCCGCCGCTTCACCTCCGGCGACCAATCGTCGGCGAACGACCCTCACACCTTACCGATAACAGATACGCCGCGGAGCACCGAGAATTCGGTGGTTCATTTGATTCCGGCTCACAAGTATGAGAAGCGAATGGCGGTGGACGGCGGCGGTGGCGGTGTCGGTAAAGATGTCGACGGGGATGGCACGTGCGCGATTTGTTTGAGTGAATTTGAAGAAGGGGAGGAAATAAAGACGTTGCCTGAGTGTAAGCATTCGTATCACATGCCTTGTATCGACATGTGGCTTTACTCTCACTCGAGCTGTCCGATGTGTCGTACTAATGCTACTCCGACGTCGTTTAATGATAGGCTGCAGTTTCAAACGCAGCCCAATTCTGGGATTGTTGTTCACGTGCTTCCCACGAGGGGTTGA